The following are encoded together in the candidate division KSB1 bacterium genome:
- a CDS encoding YIP1 family protein, with translation MSVCPRCQREITTPEARFCPYCGATISEEGLFEFNAASAPPSTAAEPPTAIEPPAWSAGTAGPLPPPSEVKRSIEWEERSRVGFLRGLSQTWSDASLRPTEFFRRAPRTGNLGSALLFALLVWMTSGLIALFWQSQIMQSFPMLEQFERELGMELGRGQYGLYVLLLPFWMTLTIFFAAAVFHVCLLLVGSGQAGWEATFRALCYSFGPQLLAVLPVCGGFVAMFWQLGILLIGWREFHQSAMPRVLLAAMLPLFLCCGLVSYALFRFADFLSHFNNTL, from the coding sequence ATGTCTGTTTGTCCGCGATGCCAACGAGAAATCACGACGCCGGAGGCCAGGTTCTGTCCCTACTGTGGCGCGACCATCAGCGAAGAGGGCCTGTTCGAATTCAATGCCGCCAGTGCGCCACCCTCTACTGCAGCAGAACCTCCTACTGCAATAGAACCTCCGGCCTGGTCTGCTGGCACGGCCGGACCACTGCCGCCGCCCTCCGAGGTCAAGAGATCGATCGAATGGGAAGAACGCAGCCGCGTCGGCTTTCTGCGCGGGCTGAGTCAAACCTGGAGCGACGCTTCCCTGCGGCCGACAGAGTTTTTCCGCCGCGCGCCCCGCACCGGCAACCTGGGCTCGGCGCTGCTGTTCGCCCTGCTCGTCTGGATGACTTCCGGGTTGATTGCCCTGTTTTGGCAAAGCCAAATCATGCAATCCTTCCCCATGCTGGAGCAGTTCGAGCGCGAGCTGGGGATGGAGCTGGGCCGCGGGCAATACGGCCTGTATGTTCTCCTCCTGCCGTTTTGGATGACCCTCACCATCTTTTTCGCCGCCGCCGTATTCCATGTCTGTCTTTTGCTGGTGGGCAGCGGGCAGGCCGGCTGGGAGGCAACCTTCCGTGCGCTGTGTTACAGCTTCGGGCCGCAACTGCTGGCGGTGCTGCCGGTGTGCGGCGGTTTCGTGGCCATGTTCTGGCAGCTCGGCATCCTGCTCATTGGCTGGCGGGAGTTTCACCAAAGCGCCATGCCGCGCGTGCTGCTGGCCGCCATGCTGCCGCTGTTCCTGTGCTGCGGGCTGGTCTCCTATGCCCTGTTTCGCTTTGCGGATTTCCTGTCTCACTTCAACAACACGCTCTGA
- a CDS encoding DUF2752 domain-containing protein produces MLLLLITLLGWWIAGWAAPLAAALPPCLLHRLLHLPCPTCGSTRALLALGRGEIAVALAANPLLGLFALGSPAAAVMLLVAAGAGRDLRRLWSPQNIASWRRLALAALVLNWIYLLARASLP; encoded by the coding sequence GTGTTGCTGCTCCTGATCACGCTGTTGGGCTGGTGGATTGCAGGTTGGGCGGCGCCGCTCGCCGCTGCCCTGCCCCCCTGTTTGCTGCACCGCCTGCTGCACCTTCCCTGCCCGACCTGCGGCAGCACCCGCGCCCTGCTCGCCCTGGGCCGTGGCGAGATTGCCGTGGCTCTGGCAGCGAATCCGTTGCTGGGGCTGTTCGCTTTGGGCTCGCCCGCTGCCGCCGTCATGCTGCTGGTCGCGGCCGGCGCCGGTCGCGACCTGCGCCGCTTGTGGTCACCGCAAAACATCGCATCCTGGCGCCGTCTCGCGCTCGCCGCGCTGGTTCTGAATTGGATCTACCTGCTCGCCCGCGCGAGCCTGCCATAA
- a CDS encoding sugar phosphate isomerase/epimerase, with product MQVGLTIGDFDGKKAGELLALVRRVGVSFVELNPTVFNDLEAVIANMNGMAAGFHLPLVGEHGFDFSSLEAKERIDDTIALLNRHRHDLNLLYCVAHPPEADPAAENADEALEFLYDNLQRLEIPVILENVEAWNHKDFDRLVDMSRKVLKKKLIGLCFDPAHAFLRGEDIFARFSAIAQQVVCIHLSDCSRGHDAHLPLGRGELPIAKFLAHVNKHHFDGVINLEVVPKSMNDTLAVLDSYLQVLRVFRKGKFLATRMKLLLGRTQLATAH from the coding sequence ATGCAGGTCGGACTGACCATCGGCGATTTTGACGGCAAAAAAGCCGGTGAATTGCTGGCGCTGGTGCGCCGCGTAGGGGTCAGCTTCGTCGAGCTGAATCCCACGGTGTTCAATGATCTCGAGGCCGTCATTGCCAACATGAACGGCATGGCCGCCGGCTTTCACCTGCCGCTGGTGGGAGAGCACGGCTTCGATTTCTCCTCCCTCGAGGCCAAGGAGCGCATCGATGACACCATCGCGCTGCTCAACCGCCACCGCCATGATCTCAACCTGCTCTATTGCGTGGCGCACCCACCGGAGGCCGATCCCGCCGCCGAGAACGCCGATGAGGCGCTGGAATTTCTCTATGACAATCTCCAGCGCCTGGAAATACCGGTTATTCTGGAAAACGTCGAGGCCTGGAATCACAAGGATTTTGACCGGCTGGTCGATATGAGCCGCAAGGTGCTCAAGAAAAAACTCATCGGCCTGTGCTTTGACCCGGCGCATGCCTTCCTGCGCGGCGAGGATATTTTTGCGCGCTTCAGCGCCATCGCGCAGCAGGTGGTGTGCATCCATCTTTCCGATTGCAGCCGCGGCCATGATGCCCATCTCCCGCTGGGCCGGGGCGAACTGCCCATCGCGAAATTCCTGGCACACGTCAACAAACACCACTTCGATGGCGTCATCAATCTCGAAGTCGTGCCCAAATCCATGAACGACACCCTGGCCGTGCTGGACAGCTACCTGCAGGTGTTGCGCGTCTTTCGCAAGGGCAAATTTCTCGCCACGCGGATGAAGCTGTTGCTTGGCAGGACGCAACTCGCCACCGCCCATTAA
- a CDS encoding oxidative damage protection protein: MARMVKCVKFGREMVGLDKPPMKGPLGQRIYENVSQEAWKLWKQQMIMLINEYRLNMMDPRAREFLDRQTEAFFFGEGSALPPEYTPPQQ, from the coding sequence ATGGCTCGCATGGTGAAATGTGTAAAGTTCGGGCGGGAAATGGTGGGACTCGACAAACCCCCGATGAAGGGACCGCTCGGTCAGCGCATCTACGAAAACGTCTCTCAGGAGGCCTGGAAGCTGTGGAAGCAGCAGATGATCATGTTGATCAATGAATATCGCCTCAACATGATGGACCCCCGGGCCCGCGAGTTTTTGGACCGGCAAACCGAGGCGTTCTTCTTTGGCGAGGGTTCCGCACTGCCGCCGGAATACACGCCGCCCCAGCAGTGA
- a CDS encoding multifunctional oxoglutarate decarboxylase/oxoglutarate dehydrogenase thiamine pyrophosphate-binding subunit/dihydrolipoyllysine-residue succinyltransferase subunit: MSNQNGNPQPEGAKAFGPNAWLIEEMYHQYAEHPDSVAESWRDFFDDYRPINTPASSATVRVSAPAVVAAPAPPELPAGAVPIRGGLARIVANMAASLEIPTATSVRMIPVKLLEENRRAINQYLLDTAGTKMSFTHIIAWAIVKAVKQMPVMASYFFEQQGTFYKVTPPHVNLGLAVDVARKDGSRALFVPNIKAADTMDFATFFNAYNDIVRRTLANQARPEDFADTTITLTNPGTIGTVHSVPRLLPRQGAIIATGAIEYPPEYQSADPATIARLGLSKVMTVTSTYDHRIIQGAESGLFLQKLHQLLLGEEGFYDEIFASLHIPYHPVRLERDRNPSFDGSLGEDGMVEKEARVIQLINMYRVRGHLLAHLNPLSSEAQSHPELDPARYRLSLWDYDREFITDGLGGRQRATLREILDILRDAYCHTIGIEYMHIQEPEQKAWVQQRVEGSRRRDWLTAADKRRILAKLNSAEAFERFLHTKYVGHKRFSLEGAEALIPMLDFLLERALAHGVTDVVMGMAHRGRINVLVNIIGKTYASIFREFDDNPDPTSREGTGDVKYHLGATGRHVGANGQSLNVILASNPSHLEAVNPVVEGMARALQDMRGDNERTTVLPVLLHGDAAFAGQGVVAETLNLSALPGYRTGGTVHLVINNRIGFTTAPVDARSSVYATDVAKMVQAPIFHVNGNDPEACIRVIQLAVDFRQTFNKDVVVDLVCYRRHGHNESDEPSYTQPLMYARINEMRSVRKLYTEQLVKRGEMTLKEAEAMLDDFQSKLEAAFRETRERAPELVTLPPRPASPPLLSQVATGVPRAILEEVNAALLRFPPGFTVHPKLARQIQARGRMLAENNVEWGLAEAFAFGSLLLEGTPVRLSGQDSQRGTFSQRHAVLVDYHTEAEYTPLNHLRPGQAPFIIYDSLLSEYAVLGFEYGYSVMRPEALVLWEAQFGDFVNGAQIIIDQFLSSGEYKWGQKSRLVLLLPHGFEGQGPEHSSARIERFLTLCAQSNMRVTVPSTAAQYFHLLRSQIHAGIHKPLIVMTPKSLLRSPWAKAAAAELVAGAFQPVLDDPEAPRQAALLLLCTGKVAFDLMEYRRTQRLEHAAIVRIEQLYPFPHAAVDEVLQRYPQATDVRWVQEEPFNMGAWIYMQARLRDHLPAGHRLSYVGRLSSGSPAAGSHKVHVLEQEDLVRRAFERG; this comes from the coding sequence ATGTCAAATCAAAACGGCAATCCGCAACCGGAAGGCGCCAAGGCCTTCGGCCCCAATGCCTGGTTGATTGAAGAGATGTATCATCAGTATGCCGAGCATCCGGACTCTGTTGCAGAAAGCTGGCGCGATTTCTTTGATGATTATCGCCCGATCAACACGCCGGCGTCCTCTGCCACAGTGAGGGTCAGCGCGCCGGCCGTGGTGGCGGCTCCCGCCCCGCCGGAATTGCCTGCCGGCGCGGTGCCGATACGCGGCGGCCTGGCCAGGATCGTGGCAAACATGGCTGCCAGCCTGGAGATTCCCACGGCCACTTCGGTGCGCATGATTCCAGTGAAGCTGTTGGAGGAGAACCGCCGCGCCATCAATCAATATTTGCTGGACACCGCCGGCACCAAGATGAGCTTTACGCATATCATCGCCTGGGCGATCGTGAAGGCGGTCAAGCAGATGCCGGTGATGGCGAGCTACTTTTTCGAGCAGCAGGGCACGTTTTACAAAGTCACGCCGCCGCACGTCAACCTCGGTCTGGCGGTGGACGTGGCACGCAAGGACGGCAGCCGCGCACTGTTCGTGCCCAACATCAAGGCGGCGGACACCATGGATTTTGCCACATTCTTCAACGCCTACAACGACATCGTGCGCCGCACGCTCGCCAATCAAGCCCGGCCGGAGGATTTCGCCGACACCACCATCACGCTCACCAACCCCGGCACCATTGGCACGGTGCATTCCGTGCCACGGCTGCTGCCGCGCCAGGGGGCGATCATCGCCACCGGCGCCATCGAGTATCCGCCCGAGTATCAGTCGGCGGATCCCGCCACCATCGCGCGGCTGGGCCTCAGCAAGGTGATGACGGTGACCAGCACGTATGATCATCGCATCATTCAAGGCGCGGAGAGCGGGCTGTTCCTGCAGAAGCTGCATCAGCTTTTGCTGGGGGAGGAGGGCTTTTACGATGAGATCTTCGCGAGCCTGCACATTCCCTATCACCCCGTGCGGCTGGAACGCGACCGCAATCCCTCCTTCGACGGCAGCCTGGGCGAGGACGGCATGGTCGAGAAGGAGGCGCGCGTCATTCAACTCATCAATATGTACCGCGTGCGCGGCCACCTGCTGGCCCATTTGAATCCGCTCAGCAGCGAGGCACAGTCACATCCCGAGCTGGATCCGGCACGCTACCGCCTGAGCCTGTGGGACTATGACCGGGAGTTCATCACCGACGGCCTGGGCGGCCGGCAGCGGGCCACGTTGCGCGAAATTCTCGACATCCTGCGCGACGCCTATTGTCATACCATCGGCATCGAATACATGCACATCCAGGAGCCGGAGCAAAAGGCATGGGTGCAGCAGCGCGTGGAGGGCAGCCGGCGCCGTGACTGGCTCACCGCCGCCGACAAGCGCCGCATCCTGGCAAAGCTGAATTCTGCCGAGGCCTTCGAGCGTTTCCTGCACACCAAGTACGTTGGCCACAAGCGCTTCAGTCTGGAGGGCGCGGAGGCTCTGATTCCCATGCTGGATTTTCTGCTCGAGCGGGCGCTCGCGCACGGCGTCACCGACGTGGTGATGGGGATGGCCCATCGCGGCCGCATCAACGTGCTGGTCAACATCATCGGCAAAACCTATGCGTCGATTTTTCGCGAGTTCGACGACAATCCCGATCCCACCAGCCGCGAGGGCACAGGCGATGTAAAATATCATCTGGGCGCCACCGGCCGGCACGTGGGCGCCAACGGGCAGTCCCTCAACGTCATCCTGGCCTCCAATCCCAGCCACCTGGAGGCGGTGAATCCGGTGGTGGAGGGCATGGCGCGCGCGCTGCAGGACATGCGCGGCGACAACGAGCGCACCACCGTCCTGCCGGTGCTGTTGCACGGTGACGCGGCTTTTGCCGGACAGGGAGTGGTGGCGGAAACCTTGAATTTGAGCGCGCTGCCAGGCTATCGCACCGGCGGCACCGTGCATCTCGTCATCAACAACCGCATCGGTTTCACCACCGCACCGGTGGATGCGCGCTCCAGCGTCTATGCCACCGATGTCGCCAAGATGGTGCAGGCACCGATCTTTCACGTCAACGGCAATGATCCGGAGGCCTGCATTCGCGTCATTCAGCTCGCCGTCGATTTCCGGCAAACGTTCAACAAGGATGTGGTGGTGGATTTGGTGTGCTATCGCCGCCACGGCCACAACGAGAGCGATGAGCCGAGCTACACCCAGCCGTTGATGTATGCCCGCATCAATGAGATGCGTTCCGTGCGCAAACTCTACACCGAACAGCTCGTCAAGCGCGGCGAGATGACGCTCAAAGAAGCCGAGGCCATGCTCGATGATTTTCAGAGCAAACTCGAAGCCGCATTTCGCGAAACGCGCGAACGGGCGCCCGAGCTAGTCACGCTGCCGCCGCGGCCCGCCTCGCCGCCTCTGCTTAGCCAGGTTGCCACCGGCGTGCCGCGGGCAATTCTGGAGGAAGTCAATGCGGCGTTGTTGCGCTTTCCGCCCGGCTTCACCGTCCATCCCAAGCTCGCCCGGCAAATACAGGCGCGCGGCCGCATGCTCGCCGAGAACAATGTGGAGTGGGGTCTGGCCGAGGCGTTCGCTTTCGGCTCGCTGCTGCTGGAGGGCACGCCGGTGCGCCTCTCCGGCCAGGATTCACAACGCGGCACCTTCAGCCAGCGCCACGCCGTGTTGGTGGATTATCACACCGAGGCAGAATACACCCCGCTGAATCACCTGCGGCCCGGGCAGGCGCCGTTCATCATCTATGACAGTCTGCTCAGCGAGTATGCCGTGCTCGGCTTCGAGTATGGCTATTCCGTGATGCGGCCGGAGGCGCTGGTGTTGTGGGAGGCACAGTTCGGTGATTTCGTCAATGGTGCACAGATCATCATTGATCAATTCCTCTCCTCGGGGGAATACAAATGGGGGCAGAAGAGCCGGCTGGTGTTGTTGCTGCCACACGGCTTCGAGGGCCAGGGCCCCGAGCATTCCAGCGCGCGCATCGAGCGTTTTCTGACCTTGTGCGCGCAAAGCAACATGCGGGTGACGGTGCCGAGCACGGCGGCGCAATACTTTCACCTGCTGCGCAGCCAGATTCACGCCGGCATTCACAAGCCGCTGATCGTGATGACACCCAAAAGCCTGCTGCGCTCGCCCTGGGCCAAAGCCGCGGCAGCCGAGCTGGTGGCGGGCGCCTTTCAACCGGTGCTGGATGATCCCGAGGCGCCGCGCCAGGCTGCCCTGCTGTTGCTGTGCACCGGCAAGGTTGCATTCGATTTGATGGAATACCGCCGCACGCAACGACTGGAGCACGCGGCGATCGTGCGCATTGAACAGCTTTATCCGTTTCCCCATGCCGCGGTCGATGAGGTGTTGCAGCGTTATCCCCAGGCCACCGACGTGCGCTGGGTGCAGGAGGAGCCGTTCAACATGGGTGCCTGGATTTACATGCAGGCGCGGCTGCGCGATCATCTGCCGGCCGGCCACCGCTTGTCGTATGTCGGCCGCCTTTCAAGCGGCAGCCCGGCGGCCGGCAGCCACAAGGTGCATGTGTTGGAGCAGGAGGATTTGGTGCGGCGGGCCTTCGAACGCGGATGA
- a CDS encoding DUF4038 domain-containing protein — translation MFRLLRAGAMTLLATAASLHGQHAVFNEDFNQPPPAAAKWVFGRHAGNLSTVENGALHLRSTGRTSGWIHTAQKFSLQNKIVQIKVLQPNGDGALGISPTANSNAATGFSQEPNSYRFYTYRASPNAPVKLYVRWSRNREVGGREVAEEVTLAGPCYLRLRLTAGTIHFEYSFDGATWITAYAEIFALPGLTPADQYFVELAADYTEVNGEWVVDDFKIYPAAAAVREQVVLEDPLHSQTLGARSGGQFTGRGWQVTGPEDMIVYDLGRYVENGALTIQLDNFKPAEQNAAERHHVLSMFRQPFGDHNIVENLETLWDLHTGFNYKPGVKLLSFTDNSNEQSTIVWDDWEREQTYHLTVIWQGRQLQYFRNGRLAATHTHASPLALRYLFLGRDCTVSGDFETRFKGNQYPAMIGPVYSNLVVKEFLPEAGVAPVMLEEPVTQSLYANAARLRWRTNVPAVGYVEYGSTPAYGRQTPVLGPPATSFTITLTGLSPNQIYHYRVIALDESGNRVPSADQTFTTPAGGLHLFTPGADAAVEAPGIFGVTRAQGNFGGVNLLAGNGWESYLRFEVTGVSGEIKAAVLRLHGRQSGRSGGNLHLLQQPWSEREVTWLSKPAVTTPPIGRLSAVQAGQWHAFDLTGVITGNGTYDLALIGAGEKPVSFDSRESLHSQPELLVATAEALAAAPPQIRNLSSKLLSPTAALIQWETSAPASAQIEYGLDMEYGGKTTDERDFSHRHSVILTDLGPSKKYHLRALARDVQGHVTDAREFTLTTPPDSAAHVALYEVYDLYLTAANAGENPYRDGPEVTVTFTGVSGPAQGKTITVAGFWDGDRTFGVRFAPTAAGRWVWTSKSNDAGLHGRQGQLLCRGTLPAAHVSSRGHVLSSASAPRTLAYADGTPFFLVGDLQTSFRTPALASRQDFQKYVATRAAQGYNFFLVMGYQPVVANGNDNPLESAFPGDDWNRLNPTFWQNLDQRVAWLNEHGLVAGLPLWPLEMQAASPEHLSRFVRYLINRYAACNVVWVTAITDVSEASAYAGPALAALLAANDPYNHAYVKLQTEFQADLPEAPNVMQPLLRAVFDGPDPRDDDRVRRTVWQTVMAGGFCVHQERTAGTSLPAAPRETANHVMTILRDFWTNDSHYEIRWWEFTHFAGLGNGRWLAGTPGVAYVVYAADEGSFKVKLPQARGRIQGQWFNTKTGLWSTVFSGEADAALTLKPPAAECVAYLVVER, via the coding sequence ATGTTTCGTTTGCTCAGAGCAGGCGCGATGACGTTGCTGGCAACGGCCGCGAGCCTGCACGGCCAGCATGCCGTTTTCAACGAGGATTTCAATCAGCCGCCCCCGGCCGCTGCGAAATGGGTGTTCGGCCGGCATGCCGGCAATCTTTCCACCGTCGAGAACGGGGCATTGCATCTGCGCTCCACCGGCCGCACCAGTGGCTGGATTCACACCGCGCAAAAATTTTCCCTGCAAAACAAAATCGTGCAGATCAAAGTTCTGCAACCCAATGGCGATGGTGCGCTCGGCATTTCGCCGACGGCCAACAGCAACGCTGCCACCGGCTTCTCGCAGGAACCCAACAGCTATCGCTTCTACACCTACCGGGCCTCACCCAATGCGCCCGTCAAACTCTACGTGCGGTGGAGCAGAAATCGTGAGGTCGGCGGCCGCGAAGTGGCGGAAGAGGTGACGCTCGCCGGGCCGTGCTATTTGCGGCTGCGCCTCACTGCCGGGACGATTCACTTTGAATATTCGTTCGATGGGGCAACGTGGATCACCGCCTACGCCGAAATTTTTGCACTGCCCGGCCTCACCCCCGCCGATCAATACTTTGTCGAGCTGGCAGCCGACTACACCGAAGTCAACGGCGAATGGGTGGTCGATGATTTCAAAATATACCCCGCCGCCGCCGCGGTGCGCGAGCAAGTCGTGCTCGAGGATCCGCTGCACAGCCAAACTTTGGGTGCGCGCTCCGGCGGGCAATTCACCGGCAGGGGCTGGCAGGTCACCGGCCCGGAGGACATGATTGTTTATGATCTCGGCCGCTATGTCGAAAATGGTGCCCTCACCATTCAACTCGACAACTTCAAGCCGGCCGAACAAAACGCCGCCGAGCGCCACCATGTCCTGAGCATGTTTCGCCAGCCCTTTGGGGATCACAACATCGTCGAAAACCTCGAGACGCTGTGGGATCTGCACACCGGCTTCAATTACAAACCCGGCGTCAAGCTGCTTTCCTTCACGGACAACAGCAACGAGCAGAGCACCATCGTGTGGGATGATTGGGAGCGGGAACAGACTTACCACCTCACGGTGATTTGGCAGGGGCGGCAATTGCAGTATTTTCGCAACGGCCGGCTCGCGGCCACGCACACGCATGCCAGCCCGCTCGCGTTGCGCTATCTTTTTCTCGGCCGCGATTGCACGGTGAGCGGTGATTTCGAAACCCGCTTCAAGGGCAATCAATACCCGGCGATGATCGGGCCGGTCTATTCCAACCTGGTGGTGAAAGAGTTCCTGCCGGAAGCCGGCGTTGCTCCGGTGATGCTGGAAGAGCCCGTCACACAAAGTCTCTATGCCAACGCGGCGCGCCTGCGCTGGCGCACCAACGTGCCGGCCGTCGGTTATGTCGAGTATGGCAGCACACCGGCGTATGGCCGGCAAACGCCGGTGCTCGGGCCGCCCGCGACCAGCTTCACCATCACCCTGACCGGACTCTCGCCCAATCAGATTTATCATTACCGCGTCATCGCGCTCGATGAATCAGGAAACCGCGTGCCGTCTGCCGATCAAACCTTCACCACGCCTGCCGGCGGCCTCCATCTTTTTACACCGGGCGCGGATGCCGCGGTGGAAGCCCCGGGCATTTTTGGCGTCACGCGCGCGCAGGGCAACTTTGGCGGCGTCAATTTGCTGGCTGGCAATGGCTGGGAAAGTTATCTGCGCTTCGAAGTGACCGGAGTGAGCGGTGAGATCAAGGCGGCGGTCCTGCGGCTGCACGGCCGGCAGTCAGGCAGAAGCGGTGGCAATCTGCATCTCTTGCAACAACCATGGAGCGAAAGGGAGGTCACCTGGTTGTCGAAGCCGGCGGTCACCACGCCGCCGATCGGGCGCCTCTCCGCGGTGCAAGCCGGGCAATGGCATGCTTTTGATCTCACCGGGGTGATCACCGGCAACGGTACCTATGATCTGGCCCTGATCGGCGCCGGTGAAAAACCGGTATCGTTCGATTCGCGGGAGTCCCTCCATTCCCAACCGGAGCTGCTCGTGGCCACCGCCGAGGCCCTCGCTGCAGCCCCGCCGCAGATCCGCAACCTCAGCAGCAAATTGCTCTCGCCCACGGCTGCACTCATCCAGTGGGAGACCTCGGCACCGGCCAGCGCGCAAATCGAGTACGGTTTGGATATGGAATACGGCGGCAAAACCACGGATGAACGCGATTTCAGCCACCGGCATTCGGTCATACTCACCGATTTGGGGCCTTCCAAAAAATACCATTTGCGCGCGCTCGCGCGGGACGTGCAGGGCCACGTGACGGATGCCAGGGAGTTCACGCTGACCACGCCACCGGACAGTGCCGCCCACGTGGCGTTGTACGAGGTCTACGATCTTTATCTCACTGCGGCAAACGCAGGCGAGAATCCTTATCGCGATGGTCCGGAAGTGACGGTCACCTTCACCGGCGTTTCCGGCCCGGCTCAGGGAAAAACGATAACGGTGGCGGGCTTCTGGGATGGCGACCGCACTTTTGGCGTGCGTTTCGCACCGACTGCGGCCGGCCGATGGGTCTGGACGTCGAAATCGAACGATGCCGGACTCCACGGCCGGCAGGGACAGTTGCTTTGCCGTGGCACACTGCCGGCCGCCCATGTCTCCAGCCGCGGCCACGTTTTGTCGTCCGCCAGTGCACCGCGCACGCTGGCGTATGCTGACGGCACCCCCTTTTTTCTCGTGGGTGATCTGCAAACCTCTTTTCGCACACCCGCGCTGGCGAGCCGGCAGGATTTTCAAAAGTATGTTGCCACGCGTGCCGCACAGGGCTACAATTTTTTTCTTGTCATGGGTTATCAGCCGGTGGTGGCAAACGGCAATGACAATCCCCTGGAGTCCGCTTTTCCGGGAGATGATTGGAATCGCCTGAATCCCACTTTCTGGCAAAACCTCGATCAGCGGGTGGCATGGTTGAACGAACACGGGCTGGTGGCGGGTCTGCCGTTGTGGCCGCTGGAGATGCAAGCCGCCTCACCCGAGCACCTGAGCCGTTTTGTGCGCTATCTCATCAATCGCTACGCCGCCTGCAACGTCGTTTGGGTGACGGCAATTACCGATGTGAGCGAAGCCTCCGCATACGCGGGGCCGGCATTGGCGGCGCTGTTGGCGGCCAACGATCCCTACAATCACGCCTATGTAAAATTGCAGACGGAATTCCAGGCAGATTTGCCGGAAGCGCCCAATGTCATGCAACCGTTGCTGCGGGCGGTGTTCGATGGCCCGGACCCGCGCGATGATGACCGCGTGCGACGCACCGTGTGGCAGACGGTGATGGCGGGCGGATTTTGTGTCCATCAGGAGCGCACGGCGGGGACGAGCCTGCCGGCAGCCCCGCGGGAAACGGCCAACCATGTGATGACCATCTTGCGCGATTTCTGGACCAACGACAGTCATTATGAGATTCGCTGGTGGGAATTCACGCACTTTGCGGGGCTGGGCAATGGCCGCTGGCTTGCCGGCACTCCCGGTGTCGCATACGTCGTATATGCAGCGGACGAGGGCAGTTTCAAAGTCAAACTCCCGCAAGCCCGTGGCCGCATACAAGGGCAGTGGTTCAACACCAAAACCGGCTTGTGGAGCACGGTGTTCTCCGGCGAAGCGGACGCTGCGCTGACGTTGAAACCGCCGGCCGCAGAGTGTGTGGCATACCTTGTGGTGGAGAGATAA
- a CDS encoding DUF1015 family protein gives MALIRPAPMFLPRPELVARLACPPYDVVTAAEARQLAQGNPCSFLRVVRAEIDLPENTPPYDERVYRCARENFASFIRAGWLYASPGPVLFIYRLETAEHAQTGVVACCSVEEYDRGVICKHENTRPDKEQDRVQHMLALSAHAEAVLIAYRGRDEINALVAAACRLPPLLDFRAPDGVQHTLWQVQQPMALVRAFAAVPRLYIADGHHRSAGASRVCARLRELHAAHTGGEEYNFFPATLFPAEQLRILPYHRVLRGLAGWQPHEFLQQLRRDFLVTDNAPPSPLRKGEISLYVNGNWHGLTLKPATSATPTAELDVTRLQEQILAPYFGIHDQRTDTRLEFVGGARGVATLQQMVDSGTAQMAISMHATPLEELLRVSDAGALMPPKSTWFEPKLRSGLFVHPF, from the coding sequence ATGGCTCTCATTCGTCCTGCCCCGATGTTCCTGCCGCGGCCGGAGCTGGTGGCGCGGCTCGCCTGTCCGCCTTACGATGTGGTCACCGCCGCCGAGGCGCGACAACTGGCGCAAGGCAACCCGTGCAGCTTCCTGCGCGTGGTGCGCGCAGAAATCGATCTGCCGGAGAATACCCCGCCCTATGATGAGCGTGTCTATCGCTGTGCCCGCGAAAATTTCGCGAGTTTCATCAGGGCAGGCTGGCTGTATGCCAGCCCCGGCCCGGTTTTGTTCATTTACCGTCTAGAAACGGCGGAACACGCCCAAACCGGGGTGGTGGCCTGTTGCAGCGTGGAGGAATATGACCGGGGCGTCATCTGCAAGCACGAAAACACCCGGCCGGACAAGGAGCAAGACCGGGTGCAACACATGCTGGCGCTCTCGGCTCATGCGGAAGCAGTGCTGATCGCCTATCGCGGCCGTGACGAGATCAACGCGCTGGTGGCGGCGGCATGCCGCCTGCCGCCGCTGCTGGATTTTCGCGCGCCAGACGGGGTGCAGCACACGCTTTGGCAGGTGCAGCAGCCGATGGCGCTGGTCCGGGCTTTTGCCGCCGTGCCGCGCCTGTACATTGCGGATGGCCATCATCGCTCCGCCGGTGCCAGCCGGGTTTGTGCGCGCCTGCGTGAACTACATGCCGCGCACACCGGCGGGGAAGAATACAATTTTTTCCCTGCCACTCTTTTTCCCGCGGAACAACTTCGCATTTTGCCCTACCATCGTGTGCTGCGCGGCCTGGCGGGCTGGCAACCACACGAGTTTCTGCAGCAATTACGCCGTGACTTTTTGGTAACCGACAATGCCCCGCCCTCGCCCTTGCGCAAAGGCGAGATCAGCTTGTATGTTAATGGCAACTGGCATGGGTTGACGCTCAAACCCGCCACTTCGGCCACACCCACCGCGGAACTGGATGTCACCCGGCTGCAGGAACAAATTCTCGCACCTTATTTCGGCATTCACGATCAGCGCACGGATACGCGCCTGGAGTTTGTCGGCGGGGCGCGCGGTGTTGCGACACTGCAGCAAATGGTCGACAGCGGGACGGCGCAAATGGCCATCAGCATGCACGCCACCCCGCTCGAAGAATTACTGCGGGTCTCCGACGCCGGTGCGCTGATGCCGCCGAAATCGACATGGTTTGAACCCAAGCTGCGCTCGGGGCTGTTCGTGCACCCATTCTGA